The Motacilla alba alba isolate MOTALB_02 chromosome 3, Motacilla_alba_V1.0_pri, whole genome shotgun sequence DNA window gGAGCACATATTAGagaattttgctgttttccagcctgtgAGGCTCCATTACTCTGCAATTGGATTGGATTAGCCACCACTGATTATAGTCAAGCATCACATGCCATCTTCTCAGCCTTGTGTCGAAGCTGGGATAAACACCAGGAACATCACTGTCCTTCTTACCAAGATCTCCACAGGGTGCCAGGAGATCAAAGGGCatccccaggagccacagggTTTGCTGATCACATCAGTTACAGCAGAGGTAGCTTATAAATTACCCCTGACCACACTTTGCTTATAACTTAAGGGCTCACATGTGCCAGGTTGCAGCCCCGatgcagagaaagcagcagactGGGGGAAGGGAGCCTAAAGCTCATGGAGAGGTTCTATTCCCAGCTGGGAACTGCCTTGCAAAGGCATTCCACATCCTCACCACACCTGGTAGGGAGACCTAAAGCCACCACTCACAGCACACATCAGCAGAGGTGCAGGACCCCCGGCGTGCTCACTCACTCCAGTGACTCTCCCCCACTCAGGCCAGGAAAGCACCAGCCCACGAGAGGGAGCAGAGCCGCAGTTCCATCCTTTACCTGCTCGGGGGGTGCGGATGCAGAGCGTGCCTGACTTGGTGGGAGAATGGTCCTCGTAGCCCTTCTTGCAGCGGCACAGGTAAGTGCCCACGCCATTGAAGCACTCTGCCTCCTCCCCACAGAGgccaagcccagcctggcactcGTTCACATCTATAATGGGGAATAGATGCCCTAAGTCAAGTTCAGGCTGGGCATTAAAGGGtttatcccagaaaaaaaaaaataaagtgaagcACCCACCTTCAACAAAGAGTGAAacaagctgcagctcctccacacCCACCAAGGTGccaagcagctcctccaggtgggagtgcaggagcagagacaCGTTCCTCTCCTCTGGCTCCAGGTGCAGCCAGAAGGTGAGCAGCAGGTTGGCATCCCTTGTCCTGTGGGCAAGGGAGAGCCCAGGGtgaggcaggaggaaaaaaaaaatcactgcaggcccagctctgacagcccATTTAGACCTTCTACCCTTGGCATAGGATAGTGGTGCTGCAGGCTCTCGCAAAGATGATCTGTGCCAAGAGGCTGCTTTGCACTTGGACCGTGGGAAAAAGGAAAGCCCAGGAATGACTCCTCATCTGAAGCTAGGCTGAAATGATCAGATATTTGTGTAAAGTGAATTGTAGTAGCAATCTGCAGTCCCAGATCAGCCTCTGCTGACAGCTCCCAGCTTTCTCCAGCAGGCACTGTGGCAGGTGAGATTATTCCCTGTTTCCTCCAAagtttaaatccattttctACCTATATAGGCCCCTGATAATACTAAACATCAATTTTCACCATCTCTCCtccagaaaacaatttttttttctactttcaggACAAGTTACAGATCAAGGAAGAAGAACAAACATGTCTCTTCCTGGGGAAGAAGAGTGAGAAGCTAAGACACTGCTAATCCAAGAAATATTACAGGTTTTAGCAGTCACCTGCCAAGCCAGCGGCACAGCATTAACCCTACCTTTTGACATCCTTTAACTTTATTTCACTGACTCTATTGGCAGAAAGCTTCAGGTTCTTCTGGATCTGCAAAGGAACAGAGTGACCAGTGCTGATTTGATGTTCAAACAGCAGGAGTATGACAGCAAACAGCTTCTTTTCTCACTGTAGCACCCCATCTTGCTCTCCCCTTTCACAAACCCCCTGGGATGCAGAGGATGTCCCACAGCCCGCTGCTCTGAGCCCTTTCTTTAGAAGAATACCAGTTCCCATTTGCTTAGCTCCAGGTGGTCTTCCCCAAACACAAAAGCACAAAATGGTCTCTTCTACATGAAGACTTGGGACATCCCATCTGTTCTTCTCCACCTCCTCATGCCCACACTTACGTGATTCTTCAGAGATTCAAGGAGACCCTTTTGGAACTCACTTCCACCGTGAGGAATCCAGTCCTTGGGTTTGATTTCAACAGTGACTTCAAACAGCACATCTACCAGAAGACACAAGGGTCCTGGCATGTTCAAATGCACGTAATACAAACAGGTTCCCTAAATGAGTTAGTCCTTAAACATCAACACCAGAACAGCACCATGCTTGTGCAGGTCAGTGCCACAGGGGTATTTCCAGGGGCTCTGCATCAGGTAGGACAAGTTGTTGAGTAACAGGTGGACACAAACCTTAGTTAATGCTTGTTGATGAATACTAGAATTGATCTTTCAGAGAAGAACTGACACAAAGCAACATATCCAATACATATCCAATCACATTCACATGCCTTTAGCCCTTCTGTTTCCCAAAGGAATTGATAATTATTGATGGAGTCTAAAAGCCAGTTTCTCTTGGAATCCAGACTGGCACAGATTTGCCAGTTGGCTGTTTAAAACCTATTTGTTCATCAATATTTCCCCCTGTTCAGAGCTCAGGCTCCTTCTGTACTGATTCCTTTGTGCAAGCTGTTTCTGTGGCTTGCTGGGCCATACACACCCTGCATTTATATTGTTTAGTTGCTCTCCCATAAGAgggttttccttctctccctggtCTCAGGGGCAGGATTTTTGCACATTTCTGATCTTGGTAGTCATGGGACATCCACTGGAATACACTGGAGGAATTGAGGTTCATTGACCTTCATTCATCTTAGAAAAACCTTATTTAAATAGCCAGGAAGTAATGCTTGGACTTTAACAAGCCAGCGTATATGTCAGGGTTGGCACCTGAACTTGGGTTTCTCCAGAGGAGACACACAAAGTGGCCAAAGCACAACTGTGGGATTGCAGTGacatcttaaaaaataatatattcagAGTGGTTACTACTCAGAAACAACTCCCACTGCTTTCTAAATGTAATGAGCAGGTGATGTCCAGCAAGCCTcaagcagctccctgggcttgGGGTAGTGTTTTAAGGCACACTTAACTCTGCATGGCTCACCTCCAGGATGGTGCTGGGATTGCAGTCCTGTGTCATTCCCCACCGATGACATCAGATCTGCCAAAGCAAGGGAAAGCATCAGGGTGCTGTCACTGATGTACCAGTAACAGGGAGGGAAAGTAAGTTAGGTCTGTGTCACTTTGCAAAAAGAGTGCCATgtgccagctccttcctctctgttcttCATACTGAAATTGAATGTCAGGCTCTGAAGACAATCTCTTCTCCTCTACAGTGGAAAGTGTTCTTTAGAAATCACCCAAATAAatctcatttccatttctggaAGCAGACAAACTCTTATCCCTGTAAAACCATCAGAGCTGCCTTGGATCCTAGTGGAGCAAAATATCTTGGGCATTAACATGCCAGCAAATGCAAAAAATCTGCACAAAATCTACAACAGAGGGGCAAGAACAGTTTGGAGGTGAGGAAATACCAATTGAACACAtcttctgctttcagcagaaattaaaacatatCAGTAGCAAAATATTGCCTGTGTAAGTGATCTACCATCAACTCCTAAACTTTCTTAagagaaaaggatttttctaaCCTTTCTCCAGCTCCCGGAGCTCAAACTCAATGATCATGCCTGGGAGCACTGTGATAGGCTACAGAGGAATCAGTGCAAGACAGGGCTGTTTAAATCCAAGATGAGCACTCCCAGTCTGCTTTGGGGGTGAAGTCACAGCTGAGAGGCCAGCTCCTCCATGGATAACTCAAAACACTTGGATTAGAAACCAGCCTGTCCCTATGATGAGCAGCATAATCCCATAGATGCCTACATTAGAACTGATGATCCTATGCCTTCTCAAGCCCCTCCCTCCTTGGATACAGGAGTCAAGAGTGGTACCACGTGGCCCAGCTGAAGGTAACAGCCATGTCTACAAATAAAACCTCTTAAGAGAGTGCTGCACCACTGGAGGTGGACATTGCACATTGTCAGGCATCAGTTCAGCCAGTAATAACCAAAAAATCACCTTACCAAAGAGCTCTTCAGTCCTTCCTCCCAGAGACACCCCATCAGCAGCAGTCACACCAGGAGAGGGGTAGAGAGGTGGTTTTGTGCTGGTGTTCAATggtggctctgccagctctggtgTCTGTGTGTGATGTGCAACAGCTAGCACTTCTGAGGGGCTGCCACTGGCCTGACCCAGGGTAGGTGATGTGTCAGAGACACCTACACTGCTGTTTGGCATCTCTGAGCAAGGGGAACCAACTGGGTGACATGGGACCATGGTGACCAGAGCTGTCCCAGGAGACAGCTCCAAGGCAGGTGGCTCAGCTTTGCCCCCATTATGTTGCCCAGCTGAAGCTGGCTCCACCAATGTGTCATCTTCAGTTTCCCTGCCCTTGCTGCCTCTGTCCTCAAGGTTCCTTTCCAGCCTGGTTTCATCCTGACCGTGCTCGCTCCGGTTAGCACCAGACTGATCATCTTCCATGAGATCAGGAGAATGTTGGCCCACTTCTTCTGGGCTCACAAAGTCAGGCTGGATCCCACCaccagcaggtgctgctggtgagcctggaggagctgtCAGCATGGACAATAAACCTTTGGTCACCACTGTCCTCCAGCTCTCTTTTTTAGAGGTCTCCTGGACAGGCTCCTGGGGAGCTGCCATGGTATCACTTGAAAAGCCCACAGTTTCAGAGTCTCTGAATACGTAATACTGTCCTCTAAAATACCTGTATTCATGGCTTCTGGAACCACTCCCTGATAGAAACAACACCTGGACCTCAGTGGCTTGTGCAGCAAAGACCAGAGTGCCTCGGTTGTGGCAGGCAAATACCACTTTGGTTTCCACACTTGATGAGACCCCCTGGAAGATGATCTTGTCCTGGTTGTTGCCACAGCCATCACTCCCCTGGAACCCTTGGACATAGATGACAATGTGCTTCTGGGGGCCTGCCCAGATGGTCCAGTTGCACCAGATGTTTGGTTTACCATCCGTGTGCAGCGGGAGGTAAAACAGGCCAGACCCATCCCGGAAGACGAGGTGGCAGCTCCTGATGGGAAAGTACTCAGTTACCCAGGGAGGGCCCAGCTCTGACATATCTggaacacagaaaagaaacatgcTATCAGAGGTTATTATATTCACAAATTATACCACatattacattttatattatatatcagACTTTTAGGAGCCCTGCAAACTTCCACACGAGAAGCAGCATTTCAGACCCTCTCCTGCTACAAGATTTCTGTAGttgcagcccctggagccacAAACCCACACTTCAGCTGGAGCTAAGCTTCTGTGAGAGGCTGCATGAAGCAGAGCCAGTGCCTGCCAGCTCCAAGATGaacccagcactgggcaggcCAGTGAGGAGTCCACCCCTGAGAAGGAAGGAGTGGCTGAGGCAAGGTGTGGTGAACTGACTGCAGGTCCCATTCCCTTGCCCTTCCAGAGGTaggggaggaggtagagaaaCCAGGAGTGAAGTCAAGCCTGGGAaaaagggaggggtgggggggaaagCTGATTTTAAGATTTAGGTTgatttctcattatcctaccCTAATTTGATTGGTAAGAAACTAAACCAATTTCcccaagtctgttttgcccatgatggtaGATGGtcagtgatctctccctgcccttatctCATCACCTCACAAGCCTTTACtcacattttctctcccctgtcctgctgaggagcagctttggagggcacctggtgtccagccagggTCATCCCAGCCCAGTTCTCCCCAGCCAGCAGGTTAGGATTGCCAGGTGGAGACTGCAGGTGAAAGGCACAGCCTTGTCCTTGCCCCTACCAAATACTTTTGACTTCTAAAGATGACTTGTGCCAAGACACAAAGTGCTGGACACCTACCAGCGTGTTTCCCTTGCTGTCCTTCTGGCATCTGGGTGTTCCTGGGTGCACCAGAGGGCTCCCAAGGCTTTTGGTCTCTTGGCAGTGTTTCTCCccatggagctgcaggcagaTCTGAGTGTGCAGGAGTGGTGCTGAAGGAGGCAGCTGTTCTCTGTCCTGTACCCACTTGCACAGCCTCTGTGGTTCCCTGCATTTTAAACCCCCTGAATCTGGAGACAGAAGCTGGTTTGTCACTAGCAGCACTGTCCTGATGCTGCACAGGCACCTTGTGCACCTCTCTGGTGTCAGACAGGGAAGCTGGTGTCACCCCAGAGCCTCTGCTGACATGGCCCTCAGACTGAGCAAGCCTCACACCAGGCCCTGGGACAGTGACAAAGACCGGGGAGGGACTCCTGGCCATCAAGCCCTCAGAGACTGTGGTTTcacccccctgccccagcactaACTTTTGCTTCCCAGGGCCAAGGCATCTGGAGGACCCATCCGTGCCCAGTTCAGAGGCTACTGATGGATGGCAAGGTGGTGAAGGGGAGACCATCTCCTGTCCTCCTGGTCTAGCTGGGGAGATGTCCCTTTGCCTGAGACTGACAGGGTCCCAATCCAGAGCAGGTGGTGGAGAGGCCACCATGGACAGAGACTCCACTTGTGGAGGAAGAGGTGCTTCAGGGACTAAATCCAGAGAGCCAAAGCCTTCAGGGACAGGCACTGTGGAGGAGGTCACCAGGACAGGGATGGtttctgtccccagggcaggcacaggtgtgagaggatgctccagccctggtgctgtgggatgcagcactGTTCTCCTCCTGACAGCTCCCCCAAAACTTCCCGGTGAGAAAATATCCATGAGCTTGGTCTGATGGGGGCCAGTTGTGCCTAGCTCAGGTTTAGGCATGGACAAATGCCCCAAACTGCTTTGGCTTCTCTCCGAAAGTAGCTGCAAATTGTCCCTGGTGACCACACCAGAGGGGATCCTGAGGCTGGGCATCAGGCCCTTGGTGAGGCCATCAGCTGGGACACTCAACAGGGCACAGCTTCcatccttctccaggctggccatgctgagctggctgtccctggtgggacctgtgccctcctggcttTGTCCTGTGCCAGGGGACAGAGGCTCAGAGCGTGCAGCCAAGGCCAGGTGACCCGTGCCTGTTGGTTTAATGGCAGTCTGCAGGTGGCCCAGATCTTTTGGCCTCAGGGTAGGGCTCAGGAcaggctggctgctctccagaCTCACCCCTGCTGGCTGCCAAAAAGGTTCTGCTCCCTGGAAGGCACCAAGCAAAGGAGTTTCCAAAAGCACACTGTGCACAGGAGCAGAACTCTCAGCACTGTCCTCACTCACAGAGGGATTCTGCTCCCAGATGTCCTGAGCTGCAGTGGGGATTATTCCCTGAGGTGCTCCTATGGCTTGAGCTTCCTGAGGCTCCAGCAGGTCAGACCCCAACCCACAAGGagcttttgtttccagggcCTGTGTCCTTGCACGTTCACATGGGATAAGCTCTGTAGGACTTCCCACAGCCGTGGTGTCCAGAGTGATCCCTCTTTCCTGCATCAGGTCGCTGCTTAGCACAGTGGTGCTGTCGTGTGTGGTTGCAAAGCCCAGTGCACCTCTAAGGTTTTCAACCCTGCCAGACTGAAAACCACCACCTTTCTTTGGCAGTTTTGAAGCAGAAGTTCCAGAAATTGCATCATCTTTGAAGGAAGTGGCACCTTGCTGGTCTTGGAAGATGTAGTACTTCCCTTGAAATTGTGCATCTCTCTGGTTTGGCAAGTACCTCTTCAGCAGCACAACGTGGACAGCCTGAGCAAAGGTGGCAAAAACATGCATCTCCTTTTTCCAGCAGGCATAAACAACACTGTTTTCCACCAGGGAGGAGACTCCTTCAAACAGAATTTTGTCCTCATTTTTGTTGCAAGCATCCTTAGTGATAAATCCCCGGATATAAATTATGATGTGCTTCCTGGAGCCTGCCCAGATTGTCCAGTTGCACCAAAAGCTTACAGGGAAATCAGCATGGAATGCTGGAGGAGAAAACTCCCCATATTTGTCCTTCAGCACTTTGTGGCAGCTTCTTATAGGCGCATAGGCCAATAACCAAGGAGATGCCAGCTCTGGAAGACAAGAAGCAACAaccaattttttcccccatttccacCTCCAAAAAGCTAATTACCATCTTTATTTCAAGAAATCATCTTCAGGATCCCTCTCCTCCCCATTTTGGTACCTCCTGCTCCCATTTGCCAACCAACATGGAAACCCATCAGTGGGAAAACATGGGAGTAAACCCTCGGAGAGCCAGAGAAGCCCTGGCCACCACCACCTCCTGCTCCGTggagagccaggctgtgcccccacTGCTAcagccacagagcagggcacacTCATGCTTTAAGCCCCCCCATGGCcatgcaggagcacagaggtcCCAGGACAGCCGCACAGCGGGTGCCACTTGTCCCAGGGAGGCAGTTTCTCCTCTGCAGGGTCAGGCTGTTTAGGGACCAGGGCTAAAGGCTCAGGGAGTTGCCCCAGCTGGGTGAGTTAAGGAAGCCAAGAGAGCACTGCTACGTTTTGTTTCGGCCTGTGGGCTGGGTTTGTTGTTGGTACacatgcagagctgggagacaAAGCTCTCCTGAAGGCATGTTCAATCACTTTGGTTTAAAGGGCTCAGCCAAGCCAGAAGTTATTAGAGCCCAAACATTAGTATCTCCCCACAGCACTCCAAGTGGAAAGCAGCTTTCCTTAGGCAGGGAAGAGCAGTGTTTTCCAAAACCACTTTCTCAAAGCCAGAAGAGTGGCAAGTTCAGGACAGATACACCCTACAGGAGCACACTTAAAGTTTGGGTTGAACTTTTGCCACTTGTTTGAATTGCTGCAGTGCtttgctcctgcctgcaggaccTGCTCTGTGGCAGGGACTTGGCAGCCACAGGACAGTGGCACAGGTTATCTCCCACACCAACACTGGTTTTTCCCTACCCCAGCACTGAGCACTGATCAACCACATCCCACTCCCTCTCCACACCACCCCACAGCCAGATTGTTGCTCCTGATTTTCCACACTATTATTGGTGGCTTAAAGTACCCAACAAGTTCTGgtggaacaaaaaaaataagaacaaaacagcaacaacaacaacaaaaaatcaaaaccaaaacaaaaccaaagacccaaacaaacaaaaaaaaaggaggctaATCTGAGAACTAATTCTTACCTGATCTAATCTTCCAATGTTCCTGAGAGGATCCCCTTGCctacaaggaaagaaaatagtcCAATTGCAGGCCTAAATACCAATTCCCAGTGTTTATAACACTGCTCGGAGAAATGCCAACACCAGCCCAGTGGGAAGGGAGAACCAAACCCAGCCTGGTGGGTGGGGGTTTTGCCTGCACCTGGACCAAGTCCCAAGGTCACATCATTTATTCCATGTGATTATAAACCTTCTCCCCTGTCTACATCCAGAAGCACTGCCTGATTTGTGCTGTTGGACCACAACCAATAcaaaaaccagccccaaaacacagcaagcaAAGCTAGTCAGGCTTTAATCACTCAGGGccaagcagaagaaagaagaatttgCAAGCAGGCAGGACAGCACACCCAAGAGGGGAGTTTCCCACAGGGAGCCAAGTACCCAGCACCCCTCACTcacccctggagcagcagcagcagcatcacagcagcgccccagcatcaccccaggaccctgcccagcaggagctggccccAGCACCCAAGGCATCAAAAGCAGGGCCAGAATAAATGGGGAGGGCAAAGGCCTCATGGCAAAGCTTTACCAGAGGCACAACAttaaatgagacaaaaaaaaatcccaaacaaacaaaaaaccaacaaaacataCAAAAACCTCCCTGTGTCTCCCCAGaataatccagcaggcagagcaaaTGTGGAGTCACCACCTCTCCCAGACCCTCTCCAAAACACATCCCCACAGCAAAGGGGCTAGCCTGGCAGCCCACTCACTCATATAGGGCTCTGCTTCACCAGTGCCAGCAATTAACTAATAGCAATTAGCTAATCAATGAACTGAGGCCAGCTATAGCTTGTTAGGGACAGACTCGCCCTTTCAGTTTGCTGCCCGCGTGTTGTTTCTGTGCTGGGTATTTGggtaaaaaacatttttctgtttataacACATAAAATTCTAAACTGAAATTAAAGTGGTGCTGATACCCCAATGTGAAACAGAAGCAGAGCCCAAGTTGCTTGtcttatacaaaaaaaaaaaaaaaaaaaattaaaatactagagtggggaaaaaaagagtccTAATGTAAAAGTGAGTGTTTTCATCACAACATTTTAACCAGCTTCTGCTGAAGGCTGTGAtttcccccagggctgccccatcctgaGACAGGACTGAGTGAAACAGGTGAAATTGCCTCGAAACACAAGCATTTACTGAAGTGTGGAGAGCAAATAGCCCAGGTGATGATGTATAAATTATTA harbors:
- the LOC119699655 gene encoding uncharacterized protein LOC119699655 isoform X1, producing the protein MHVFATFAQAVHVVLLKRYLPNQRDAQFQGKYYIFQDQQGATSFKDDAISGTSASKLPKKGGGFQSGRVENLRGALGFATTHDSTTVLSSDLMQERGITLDTTAVGSPTELIPCERARTQALETKAPCGLGSDLLEPQEAQAIGAPQGIIPTAAQDIWEQNPSVSEDSAESSAPVHSVLLETPLLGAFQGAEPFWQPAGVSLESSQPVLSPTLRPKDLGHLQTAIKPTGTGHLALAARSEPLSPGTGQSQEGTGPTRDSQLSMASLEKDGSCALLSVPADGLTKGLMPSLRIPSGVVTRDNLQLLSERSQSSLGHLSMPKPELGTTGPHQTKLMDIFSPGSFGGAVRRRTVLHPTAPGLEHPLTPVPALGTETIPVLVTSSTVPVPEGFGSLDLVPEAPLPPQVESLSMVASPPPALDWDPVSLRQRDISPARPGGQEMVSPSPPCHPSVASELGTDGSSRCLGPGKQKLVLGQGGETTVSEGLMARSPSPVFVTVPGPGVRLAQSEGHVSRGSGVTPASLSDTREVHKVPVQHQDSAASDKPASVSRFRGFKMQGTTEAVQVGTGQRTAASFSTTPAHSDLPAAPWGETLPRDQKPWEPSGAPRNTQMPEGQQGKHADMSELGPPWVTEYFPIRSCHLVFRDGSGLFYLPLHTDGKPNIWCNWTIWAGPQKHIVIYVQGFQGSDGCGNNQDKIIFQGVSSSVETKVVFACHNRGTLVFAAQATEVQVLFLSGSGSRSHEYRYFRGQYYVFRDSETVGFSSDTMAAPQEPVQETSKKESWRTVVTKGLLSMLTAPPGSPAAPAGGGIQPDFVSPEEVGQHSPDLMEDDQSGANRSEHGQDETRLERNLEDRGSKGRETEDDTLVEPASAGQHNGGKAEPPALELSPGTALVTMVPCHPVGSPCSEMPNSSVGVSDTSPTLGQASGSPSEVLAVAHHTQTPELAEPPLNTSTKPPLYPSPGVTAADGVSLGGRTEELFDLMSSVGNDTGLQSQHHPGDVLFEVTVEIKPKDWIPHGGSEFQKGLLESLKNHIQKNLKLSANRVSEIKLKDVKRTRDANLLLTFWLHLEPEERNVSLLLHSHLEELLGTLVGVEELQLVSLFVEDVNECQAGLGLCGEEAECFNGVGTYLCRCKKGYEDHSPTKSGTLCIRTPRAGISTFLRHADMLVGAALVAGLVLLVAFGVLCVTALWGQTPRRSPRPEEPPVRAVEEPAMELHNLGECLQLDPFQLKLRARTPEWLWSVRVHPGQAGQLFPEQPPPL
- the LOC119699655 gene encoding uncharacterized protein LOC119699655 isoform X4 codes for the protein MNTDLMSSVGNDTGLQSQHHPGDVLFEVTVEIKPKDWIPHGGSEFQKGLLESLKNHIQKNLKLSANRVSEIKLKDVKRTRDANLLLTFWLHLEPEERNVSLLLHSHLEELLGTLVGVEELQLVSLFVEDVNECQAGLGLCGEEAECFNGVGTYLCRCKKGYEDHSPTKSGTLCIRTPRAGISTFLRHADMLVGAALVAGLVLLVAFGVLCVTALWGQTPRRSPRPEEPPVRAVEEPAMELHNLGECLQLDPFQLKLRARTPEWLWSVRVHPGQAGQLFPEQPPPL
- the LOC119699655 gene encoding uncharacterized protein LOC119699655 isoform X2, which gives rise to MHVFATFAQAVHVVLLKRYLPNQRDAQFQGKYYIFQDQQGATSFKDDAISGTSASKLPKKGGGFQSGRVENLRGALGFATTHDSTTVLSSDLMQERGITLDTTAVGSPTELIPCERARTQALETKAPCGLGSDLLEPQEAQAIGAPQGIIPTAAQDIWEQNPSVSEDSAESSAPVHSVLLETPLLGAFQGAEPFWQPAGVSLESSQPVLSPTLRPKDLGHLQTAIKPTGTGHLALAARSEPLSPGTGQSQEGTGPTRDSQLSMASLEKDGSCALLSVPADGLTKGLMPSLRIPSGVVTRDNLQLLSERSQSSLGHLSMPKPELGTTGPHQTKLMDIFSPGSFGGAVRRRTVLHPTAPGLEHPLTPVPALGTETIPVLVTSSTVPVPEGFGSLDLVPEAPLPPQVESLSMVASPPPALDWDPVSLRQRDISPARPGGQEMVSPSPPCHPSVASELGTDGSSRCLGPGKQKLVLGQGGETTVSEGLMARSPSPVFVTVPGPGVRLAQSEGHVSRGSGVTPASLSDTREVHKVPVQHQDSAASDKPASVSRFRGFKMQGTTEAVQVGTGQRTAASFSTTPAHSDLPAAPWGETLPRDQKPWEPSGAPRNTQMPEGQQGKHADMSELGPPWVTEYFPIRSCHLVFRDGSGLFYLPLHTDGKPNIWCNWTIWAGPQKHIVIYVQGFQGSDGCGNNQDKIIFQGVSSSVETKVVFACHNRGTLVFAAQATEVQVLFLSGSGSRSHEYRYFRGQYYVFRDSETVGFSSDTMAAPQEPVQETSKKESWRTVVTKGLLSMLTAPPGSPAAPAGGGIQPDFVSPEEVGQHSPDLMEDDQSGANRSEHGQDETRLERNLEDRGSKGRETEDDTLVEPASAGQHNGGKAEPPALELSPGTALVTMVPCHPVGSPCSEMPNSSVGVSDTSPTLGQASGSPSEVLAVAHHTQTPELAEPPLNTSTKPPLYPSPGVTAADGVSLGGRTEELFDLMSSVGNDTGLQSQHHPGDVLFEVTVEIKPKDWIPHGGSEFQKGLLESLKNHIQKNLKLSANRVSEIKLKDVKRTRDANLLLTFWLHLEPEERNVSLLLHSHLEELLGTLVGVEELQLVSLFVEDVNECQAGLGLCGEEAECFNGVGTYLCRCKKGYEDHSPTKSGTLCIRTPRAGKGWNCGSAPSRGLVLSWPEWGRVTGVSEHAGGPAPLLMCAGSAPSSAMLTCWWGQPSWPAWCCWWPLVSSASQPCGDRPPGGAQGLRSRR
- the LOC119699655 gene encoding uncharacterized protein LOC119699655 isoform X3, whose translation is MHVFATFAQAVHVVLLKRYLPNQRDAQFQGKYYIFQDQQGATSFKDDAISGTSASKLPKKGGGFQSGRVENLRGALGFATTHDSTTVLSSDLMQERGITLDTTAVGSPTELIPCERARTQALETKAPCGLGSDLLEPQEAQAIGAPQGIIPTAAQDIWEQNPSVSEDSAESSAPVHSVLLETPLLGAFQGAEPFWQPAGVSLESSQPVLSPTLRPKDLGHLQTAIKPTGTGHLALAARSEPLSPGTGQSQEGTGPTRDSQLSMASLEKDGSCALLSVPADGLTKGLMPSLRIPSGVVTRDNLQLLSERSQSSLGHLSMPKPELGTTGPHQTKLMDIFSPGSFGGAVRRRTVLHPTAPGLEHPLTPVPALGTETIPVLVTSSTVPVPEGFGSLDLVPEAPLPPQVESLSMVASPPPALDWDPVSLRQRDISPARPGGQEMVSPSPPCHPSVASELGTDGSSRCLGPGKQKLVLGQGGETTVSEGLMARSPSPVFVTVPGPGVRLAQSEGHVSRGSGVTPASLSDTREVHKVPVQHQDSAASDKPASVSRFRGFKMQGTTEAVQVGTGQRTAASFSTTPAHSDLPAAPWGETLPRDQKPWEPSGAPRNTQMPEGQQGKHADMSELGPPWVTEYFPIRSCHLVFRDGSGLFYLPLHTDGKPNIWCNWTIWAGPQKHIVIYVQGFQGSDGCGNNQDKIIFQGVSSSVETKVVFACHNRGTLVFAAQATEVQVLFLSGSGSRSHEYRSDVIGGE